A part of Palaemon carinicauda isolate YSFRI2023 chromosome 8, ASM3689809v2, whole genome shotgun sequence genomic DNA contains:
- the LOC137645305 gene encoding uncharacterized protein: MSATNNSHATADDTATNDNALHEYVFKREQEMFDREERPLERKENERQREANEKLREEKEKQREENEKQRKHELEIVRLRQNPHNNPPGRRPGSNASGTRRGSNSSLNDDSDNSDAIRLADEYSLTHSLGDSKKKNNLSSCKMQYRKSSYSNSNTGKYDHQYYCYTCGKPDHTARFCKSKWESSSSEIICYRCNKKGHIARNCIVEKKNVKKPVSLVNNLSSRINDILKETRKLY, encoded by the exons ATGTCCGCCACCAACAACTCCCATGCAACCGCTGACGATACTGCTACGA ATGACAATGCTCTCCatgagtatgtttttaagagagaacaggaaatgtttgATAGGGAAGAAAGACcacttgaaagaaaagaaaatgaaagacagcgagaaGCAAATGAGAAACTgcgagaagaaaaggagaaacaacgagaagaaaatgagaaacagcgtaagcatgagttagaaatcgttCGTTTAAGGCAAAATCCTCATAATAATCCACCAGGTAggagaccaggaagtaatgcgtcaggtaCCAGaaggggtagtaattcatcattaaACGATGATTCTGATAATTCAG ATGCAATAAGGTTGGCTGATGAGTACAGCCTTACTCATAGTTTaggtgatagtaagaagaaaaataatctttcttCTTGTAAGATGCAATATAGAAAGAGTAGttatagcaatagtaatacagggaaatatgatcatcagtattattgttatacatgtggaaaaccagaTCATACTGCgaggttttgtaagagcaaatgggaaagtagtagttcagagataatttgttatcgatgtaataagaaagggcatatagcaaggaattgtatagtagagaAGAAGAATGttaagaaaccagtgtctctagttaataatctttcatcACGCATAAATGAcattttgaaagaaactaggaaattatactga